The genomic window CTGGATCTCGCTGAGCATGAAGGCCGGAACCAGCACGGACAGCCGATCGGGCGGCGCCTGCGGATCAGGAGCGATTTCGGCCAATGTGGCGATCATTTCCGGGTCGGCGCGATGTTCCATGAAGCCACGAAAGGGCACAATTCCACGCGCAAAGGCTTCCTCAAGGGAAATCTGCCCGTCGCGCAGCGGTGCGCCAGCGACGGTCCAGGCCTCGGTAAGCACGGGGTTCATCACGAACCATGTCAGGAACAGCGCCAGGCTGACGATCAGCATGTTCGGCGGGGACTGCTGCAACCCCAATGACTGACGAAGTATCGACAGGACGGTGACGATAAAGGGAAAGCAGGTGACCATGACCGCGATGCCGGGTGCCAGCGACAGGGCGGTAAGCGCGGCGAGCAGGGTTATCGAGTGCCGGCCAACCCCATTGAGCACGGCATCGGCCTGCTGCAACCCCGGCGCAAGATCCTGGGCCATCGCGATTTGCGGGATCAGCGCGAGGCAGAGAAGCAAGCACAGACGACTCATGTCGCGCCTGCGGGGCCCAGGATGCGCACGCACAGGCGCTGATCGTCGTCCTCGCCCGCCACCAGTTCGCCGCGGGCAATGACCTTGTCGCCAACGCAGATCTCCACGCCATCCGAGATCTGCTGATCCAGCGTCAGCACGTCATCTGGCCGCAGCCGCGATAACTCGGCAACCGAAAGTCGGGTGCTGCCAAGACTAATGGTGATTTCAACCTGGATCTGGTCGGTAGCGATCAG from Paracoccus sp. SMMA_5_TC includes these protein-coding regions:
- a CDS encoding FliM/FliN family flagellar motor switch protein, yielding MDDLASLIATDQIQVEITISLGSTRLSVAELSRLRPDDVLTLDQQISDGVEICVGDKVIARGELVAGEDDDQRLCVRILGPAGAT
- the fliP gene encoding flagellar type III secretion system pore protein FliP (The bacterial flagellar biogenesis protein FliP forms a type III secretion system (T3SS)-type pore required for flagellar assembly.), with protein sequence MSRLCLLLCLALIPQIAMAQDLAPGLQQADAVLNGVGRHSITLLAALTALSLAPGIAVMVTCFPFIVTVLSILRQSLGLQQSPPNMLIVSLALFLTWFVMNPVLTEAWTVAGAPLRDGQISLEEAFARGIVPFRGFMEHRADPEMIATLAEIAPDPQAPPDRLSVLVPAFMLSEIQRAFEIGFLVALPFLIIDLVVSAVLMSMGMMMVPPAVVALPFKLAFFVVVDGWGMIAAALVRSYQ